GCGGAACGTCCCCGACTGGTGCAGCATCGCGTCGACCAGCGTGGTCTTGCCGTGGTCGACGTGGGCGACGATCGCGATGTTGCGCAGGTCGTCCCGGGTGGCGGCCCCATGGGAAGTGGCGGCGTGGGTTGGGTCGGAAGCCATGCAGCAGAGTGTGCCTGTCTGCTGTGGCGCTGCCTCTGCCTCGGCTAGCATCCTCGGCCATGTCCCAGAGCTATCAACTCGCCGACAAGGTGGCGGTGGTCACCGGGGCGTCCAGCGGCATCGGCGCTGCGACGGCTCGCCGCCTGGCCGAGCGAGGCATGACCGTCGTCGCGGCCGCGCGCCGCGTCGACCGGCTGGACCGGTTGGCTTCCGAGCAGGCCCGCATCCACGCCCGCCAGGTGGACGTGACCGATACGGAGTCGGTCGATGCACTGGCAGCTGACGTGCGCGAGCAGTTCGGCGCATGTCACGTCCTGGTCAACAATGCCGGGATCGGCGGAGGACCGTTCCGGAGCCGTGCCGACCTCGATGACGCCATGGGCACCATCGACGTCAACGTCTTCGGTGTCATGCGCTGCACCGCAGCCTTCGCCGACCTGCTCGAGGCCGGCGCGCCGTCCCGCGTCATCAACGTCGGGTCGGTCGCCGGGAAGCTGGGACTGGGGCCGGCGGCCTACGCGGCCAGCAAGTTCGCTGTCGTCGGCTTCAGCGAGGCCCTGTCCTTCTCATGGGCGGAGCGGGGGATCACCGTCTGCCAGTTGAACCCCGGCTTCATCGCCACCGAGGGGTTCCCGCAGGAGCAGGTCAAGCGGACACCGATACGCGGTCTGGTCGGCAAACCTACTGACGTCGCGGCGGCCATCGAAGAGGCCATCGTCACGGGAACGACCGAACGCACGGTTCCGCGGTTCTACCGGCCGTTCGTGGTGCTGCGACACACCGCCACGCCCCTGTATCGGGCGATTGCCAGGAAGCTGCCTCGGGCTACCGGTACTCGCGACTAGCGACCGGAGCCAGAGGTCTGTCGTGGTCCGGGCAGGTTGGAGAGCAGGTCGACCACTCGGTCCACGTCGTCCTCGGTGTTGTAGAGGTGGAAGGAGAGGCGGGTCCGGCCGCCCCGGCCGGCGCAGGCGACGCCCGCCGACTGGAGGGCGTCCACCGCACCGGGTCGGTCGAGCGAGATGATGGCTGAGTTGGAGGGCTCGCTGCCCAGCGCCTCGAGGGTCTGGTTGGCGAGCCCCAGGTTGTGGGCGTTGATCGTCGCGACACCGACGTCTGCCAGCAGGTCCAGCGCCGGAACGGCACCGACCCAGCAGAGCCACGCCGGCGAGAGGTCGAAGCGCCGCCCATCCTCCGCCAGTCGCAGTGGCGGACCGTAGATCGAGTCCCACACGTCCTCGCCGGCGTACCAGCCAGCCGCAACCGGCGTGACCCGGTCGGCGATGGCCGGGTCCACGGTCATGAA
The sequence above is a segment of the Euzebya tangerina genome. Coding sequences within it:
- a CDS encoding SDR family NAD(P)-dependent oxidoreductase — translated: MSQSYQLADKVAVVTGASSGIGAATARRLAERGMTVVAAARRVDRLDRLASEQARIHARQVDVTDTESVDALAADVREQFGACHVLVNNAGIGGGPFRSRADLDDAMGTIDVNVFGVMRCTAAFADLLEAGAPSRVINVGSVAGKLGLGPAAYAASKFAVVGFSEALSFSWAERGITVCQLNPGFIATEGFPQEQVKRTPIRGLVGKPTDVAAAIEEAIVTGTTERTVPRFYRPFVVLRHTATPLYRAIARKLPRATGTRD